From the Oleiphilus messinensis genome, one window contains:
- a CDS encoding asparagine synthase-related protein translates to MSGMGGIVKFNGERVEQTELDRMLNILRPYGPDREQTLKLNNSGFVHTLMRVTPEDYFERQPARVGSNQILCSDARIDNREELCSRFNLHPAKAKTLPDSFFILKAYEKWGEACPNYLLGDFTFVIWDAKAQSLFAARDHFGVRPLFYVHKAGTFAFANDLRALLSLPSVERKLNEQKIADLLVLLHADTVQTFYQDILRLPPAHTLTVGASGIRTKQYYVLEENINDIRFSSSEAYAEGLREKLTTAVNCRLRSHTSVGCELSGGLDSSSIACVAAIELQKKNKTLETFSSIPPHDYEGYHRPGWSFNEKPCIQSIAELYPNINPNFVVTSPDDQQLISSIEDTFYQQGTPTRAVFWEWIRALSLSARQKNCRVMLSGASGNTTISWDGKCLYSEMFFKRKWRHLLKAVIDTIKNRPLDTKKIAREILSTTLSDSLWSRLISRRIYPEPPWNAHSYINPSFASRLRLQERFHELGWDPFYRPLSNGRATRSRILLKGARCDAVDHISAMRSVTHVERRDPTLDKRIVEYTLGIPETEYRQGFNSRLLIKRAMKNTVPEFVLQRRFRGVQALDFYPFYQECTEQLITYAQKLEQNDLVDEVINTQKLKKVIQELNSMEMQPLARLRAMQSLNRSFMIASFIHWEERANC, encoded by the coding sequence ATGAGTGGTATGGGCGGCATTGTCAAGTTTAACGGTGAGCGGGTTGAGCAAACGGAGCTTGATCGAATGCTGAATATCCTCAGACCCTATGGCCCGGATCGGGAGCAAACCCTGAAGCTCAACAACTCAGGGTTTGTCCATACGCTGATGCGGGTCACCCCGGAAGACTATTTTGAACGTCAGCCCGCCAGAGTGGGTTCAAATCAGATACTCTGCTCCGATGCGCGCATCGACAACCGGGAAGAGCTTTGCAGTCGTTTTAATCTTCATCCGGCAAAAGCAAAAACACTTCCCGATAGTTTTTTTATCCTGAAAGCCTATGAAAAGTGGGGTGAAGCGTGTCCGAACTATTTGTTAGGCGACTTCACCTTTGTCATTTGGGATGCAAAAGCACAATCTTTGTTTGCGGCACGGGATCATTTTGGGGTGCGGCCCCTGTTTTATGTTCATAAAGCGGGAACCTTTGCCTTCGCGAATGATTTACGAGCACTACTGAGTTTGCCGAGCGTTGAACGCAAGCTGAATGAACAAAAAATAGCCGATTTGCTGGTTTTATTACATGCCGATACCGTTCAAACGTTTTATCAGGACATCTTACGTCTACCACCGGCTCACACGCTAACAGTGGGCGCATCAGGAATTAGGACAAAACAATATTATGTGCTCGAGGAAAATATAAATGATATTCGATTCTCGTCTTCTGAAGCCTATGCGGAAGGTCTCCGTGAAAAGTTGACGACAGCTGTGAATTGTCGTCTTCGCTCCCATACATCTGTTGGTTGTGAGTTGAGTGGTGGACTCGATTCATCGAGCATTGCATGTGTTGCTGCGATTGAGCTCCAAAAAAAGAATAAAACGCTGGAAACTTTTTCATCGATTCCACCTCATGACTATGAGGGGTACCACAGACCTGGATGGTCTTTTAATGAAAAGCCCTGTATTCAGTCAATTGCTGAGCTGTATCCCAACATTAACCCAAACTTTGTTGTTACATCTCCGGATGATCAACAGCTAATCTCTTCGATTGAGGATACGTTCTACCAACAGGGAACTCCCACGCGGGCAGTATTTTGGGAGTGGATTCGGGCGTTATCACTCAGTGCGAGACAAAAGAACTGTCGAGTGATGTTATCGGGAGCGAGTGGAAATACTACGATCAGTTGGGATGGGAAGTGCTTGTATTCTGAGATGTTTTTTAAGCGAAAATGGCGGCATTTGTTGAAGGCCGTGATTGACACAATAAAGAACCGTCCTCTTGATACCAAAAAAATCGCGCGGGAAATTCTTTCTACAACTCTGTCTGATTCGCTATGGTCTCGCTTAATAAGTCGACGAATATACCCCGAACCACCTTGGAACGCCCATTCTTATATAAACCCGAGTTTTGCATCCAGGTTGAGATTGCAAGAGCGCTTTCACGAACTTGGCTGGGATCCTTTCTACCGGCCATTGTCAAATGGACGTGCAACTCGTTCCCGAATACTGTTAAAGGGGGCCCGGTGCGATGCTGTAGACCATATCAGTGCCATGCGTTCAGTAACTCATGTCGAGCGCCGAGATCCGACTTTGGATAAGCGAATTGTAGAATATACCTTGGGCATACCTGAAACTGAATACCGCCAGGGATTTAATAGCAGGCTCTTAATTAAAAGAGCGATGAAAAATACTGTGCCGGAATTTGTATTACAACGGCGTTTCAGAGGCGTTCAGGCTCTGGATTTTTATCCATTCTACCAGGAGTGTACCGAGCAACTCATAACCTACGCTCAAAAGTTGGAACAAAATGATCTGGTCGATGAAGTGATCAATACTCAAAAGTTGAAAAAGGTGATTCAGGAATTAAACAGTATGGAGATGCAACCGTTGGCGCGTCTCAGGGCCATGCAATCCTTGAATAGAAGTTTTATGATCGCCTCGTTTATCCATTGGGAAGAGAGGGCTAACTGTTAG